One window from the genome of Candidatus Atribacteria bacterium ADurb.Bin276 encodes:
- a CDS encoding ACT domain protein: MKQISVFLENKPGSLHAVLAKLKEWNVNLRALSLADTADFGVLRFIVEKPEQLVEQLRKENFTATLTEILVVGVDDRPGGLSQIVEVLTLNHISIEYLYAFVSPKGQKAYVVMRVEDVPRASHILREAKASLLDEITI; this comes from the coding sequence ATGAAACAAATATCGGTTTTTTTAGAAAATAAGCCAGGAAGTCTTCACGCGGTTTTAGCCAAGCTGAAAGAATGGAATGTTAATCTCCGCGCCCTATCGCTGGCTGATACTGCTGACTTTGGAGTACTCCGGTTTATCGTTGAAAAACCAGAGCAACTGGTTGAGCAGCTTCGCAAAGAAAATTTTACTGCCACTCTCACCGAAATATTGGTAGTTGGTGTAGATGATCGACCGGGAGGACTTTCTCAAATCGTTGAAGTACTCACCCTAAATCATATCTCCATCGAATATCTCTATGCTTTTGTTTCTCCCAAGGGCCAAAAAGCCTACGTGGTTATGAGAGTTGAAGATGTCCCACGTGCCTCTCATATTTTGCGAGAAGCAAAGGCATCCTTACTTGATGAAATTACCATATAA
- the yraA gene encoding putative cysteine protease YraA — protein MNNRRIMIFIENLYQELELWYPLLRLKEEGVETKLVGTGSSDLYSGRNGFPAKPEVTASSITSRDFDGIIIPGGFAPDYLRRYPAIINLVKETFQQGKLIGALCHGPSVLISADIIRGKRITGNRAIRDDIVNAGGEYVDFHTVVDGNILTAQGPNDLPVFMKEVIGFFSQTKPRLKSPFPEGFLYDAQLEIINLSSVVKGTAAVLLFFDSIASPIAQKALVDYNRLSESIHQLGGIFLAVSIDSIYVQKEFSNRLELAYPLYSDVSGDTIRAFGVKGKNDLAEWAVFMIDKNGILRYSENCPGGDIESLPGFKRHLETLFNY, from the coding sequence TTGAATAATCGGAGGATAATGATTTTTATTGAGAATTTATACCAAGAATTGGAACTCTGGTACCCTTTGCTTCGGCTCAAAGAAGAGGGGGTAGAGACCAAGTTGGTAGGGACAGGATCTTCCGATTTGTATTCCGGAAGAAATGGTTTTCCAGCTAAACCTGAAGTAACCGCTTCCTCAATAACATCTCGAGATTTTGATGGAATAATTATTCCAGGAGGCTTTGCCCCCGACTATCTTCGACGTTATCCGGCAATTATCAATTTAGTAAAAGAAACTTTTCAACAGGGAAAACTTATTGGAGCGCTCTGTCATGGGCCAAGTGTTTTGATTTCCGCAGATATTATTCGAGGAAAAAGGATTACCGGGAATCGAGCAATTCGTGATGATATTGTGAATGCTGGCGGTGAATATGTCGATTTTCATACTGTGGTTGATGGGAACATTCTTACCGCTCAAGGACCCAATGATTTACCAGTTTTTATGAAGGAAGTTATTGGTTTTTTCTCACAAACCAAACCTCGTTTAAAGAGTCCCTTTCCAGAAGGTTTTCTTTATGATGCTCAATTAGAGATAATAAATCTTTCTTCGGTTGTAAAAGGAACAGCTGCAGTTCTTCTTTTTTTTGATTCAATTGCAAGTCCTATTGCTCAGAAGGCTTTAGTTGATTATAATCGCCTATCGGAATCAATTCATCAGCTTGGTGGAATATTTCTTGCCGTAAGTATTGATAGTATTTATGTACAGAAAGAATTTTCCAATAGATTGGAACTGGCTTACCCGCTATATAGCGATGTTAGCGGTGATACCATTCGTGCCTTTGGGGTAAAAGGGAAGAATGACTTAGCGGAATGGGCAGTTTTCATGATCGATAAGAATGGAATTCTTCGTTATTCTGAAAATTGTCCGGGTGGTGATATAGAGAGCCTACCGGGTTTTAAAAGACATTTAGAAACCTTATTTAATTATTAA
- a CDS encoding Carboxymuconolactone decarboxylase family protein, whose product MSSSGNDFFQEYRNGLKRLKDVSPKTLEGFNGFYHQAMADGSLNIKTKELIALGIGLAIHCENCIWLHTRAAIKAGASTEEILEAAQVGVVMGGGPAFTYLPLVQKIIDQLTEQ is encoded by the coding sequence ATGAGTTCATCAGGAAATGATTTTTTTCAAGAATATCGAAATGGTTTGAAAAGATTAAAAGATGTTTCACCAAAAACCTTGGAAGGTTTTAATGGTTTTTACCATCAAGCTATGGCTGATGGAAGTCTCAATATTAAAACCAAAGAGCTAATTGCCTTAGGAATTGGATTGGCTATTCACTGTGAAAATTGTATCTGGTTACACACTCGAGCAGCGATAAAGGCTGGTGCCAGTACTGAAGAAATCTTAGAGGCAGCTCAAGTTGGAGTGGTCATGGGTGGAGGCCCAGCTTTTACTTACTTACCTTTAGTTCAGAAAATCATTGACCAACTGACCGAGCAGTAA
- a CDS encoding Phenylacetate-coenzyme A ligase, protein MIATYWDEYYELMPRHNLEKIQLNRLKKVLIRAYHNLPYYRQKIDQAGIDINDVQSLYDLQRLPFTTKQDLRNVYPFGAIAEPLKNIVRIHSSSGTTGTATVVGYTRNDIEIWSQLLARTLCGCGITEQDTIQVAFGYGLFTGGLGVHYGAEKLGATVVPMSSGNTLRQIQILKDFQISALCCTPSYALYLSETAKENQIDWSQTAFRLGIFGAEPWSEEMRIEIEKKLPIRAFDIYGLSEVIGPGVAFECEFHQGLHISEDCFIPEIVDIQTGKPLPPGETGELVFTTLTKEGTPVIRYRTGDISSLKYGECQCGRTMARMERVTSRTDDMLIIRGVNVYPSQIESVILSFDGIEPYYQILISRENFLDKVEVEVEVSSEIFSDEIKVLENLRNKIEEKIKAELNLSCSIKLIKPKSITRSEGKAKRVIDLRKKEGFS, encoded by the coding sequence GTGATAGCGACGTATTGGGATGAATATTATGAATTAATGCCACGTCATAATCTTGAAAAAATTCAATTAAATCGTTTGAAAAAAGTTTTAATTCGTGCTTATCATAATCTTCCCTATTATCGACAAAAAATTGATCAAGCCGGTATTGATATTAATGATGTTCAATCACTTTATGACCTTCAACGCCTTCCTTTCACGACTAAACAGGATTTAAGGAATGTTTACCCGTTTGGAGCTATTGCTGAACCTTTAAAAAATATTGTTCGGATCCATTCTTCATCAGGTACCACCGGAACAGCAACGGTGGTTGGGTACACCCGTAATGATATTGAAATCTGGTCTCAACTATTAGCTCGTACCCTTTGTGGATGTGGCATAACCGAACAGGACACTATTCAAGTGGCTTTCGGATATGGTTTATTTACCGGAGGGTTAGGAGTCCATTACGGAGCAGAAAAATTAGGTGCCACTGTCGTACCCATGTCCAGTGGGAACACTCTTCGTCAAATTCAAATATTAAAAGATTTCCAGATTTCGGCTTTGTGTTGTACTCCTTCTTATGCTCTTTATCTTTCAGAAACAGCCAAAGAAAACCAAATTGATTGGTCGCAAACTGCCTTTCGCTTGGGAATATTTGGCGCCGAACCTTGGTCTGAAGAGATGAGAATAGAAATTGAAAAAAAACTTCCCATTCGAGCCTTTGACATTTATGGATTAAGCGAGGTTATTGGCCCGGGAGTTGCATTCGAATGTGAATTTCATCAAGGTCTTCATATTTCTGAAGATTGTTTTATACCTGAAATAGTTGATATTCAAACTGGGAAGCCCTTACCCCCCGGCGAAACTGGTGAACTGGTTTTCACCACTTTAACCAAAGAAGGAACACCGGTAATCCGATATCGAACTGGTGATATTTCTTCTCTTAAGTATGGTGAATGTCAATGCGGCCGAACCATGGCAAGAATGGAACGGGTCACATCACGAACCGATGACATGCTCATTATCCGTGGAGTAAATGTTTACCCCTCACAAATCGAAAGCGTCATCCTGAGTTTTGATGGAATTGAACCCTATTATCAAATTCTGATTAGTAGGGAAAATTTCTTAGACAAAGTCGAAGTTGAGGTTGAGGTATCTTCAGAAATATTTTCTGATGAAATTAAAGTTCTTGAAAACCTCAGAAATAAAATTGAAGAGAAAATTAAAGCCGAGCTGAATCTTTCCTGTTCGATAAAACTTATTAAGCCCAAAAGCATTACTCGTTCTGAGGGTAAAGCAAAGCGGGTCATCGACCTGCGGAAAAAAGAGGGATTCTCATGA
- the ilvE gene encoding Branched-chain-amino-acid aminotransferase produces MQELSSIWLNGKIVDWKDATTHVLTHALHYGTSVFEGIRCYKTIQGSAVFRLGDHIQRLFDSARIIKMCIPYSQKELYQATLETIRRNQVEECYIRPLVFRGYGEMGVDPTSCEVISAIAVWRWGAYMGEKGLKHGIRAKISSYTRNSMNASSPRAKTSANYLNSALAKTEAKELGYDEAILLDMHGFVSEGSGENIFMVKKGVLYTPHPYSILLGITRDTVIRLALDLEYDVRETHCTRDDLYLADEAFFTGTAAEITPIVEVDGRPIGDGKPGPVTRQLQEIFFRVIRGEEAAYIDWLDYVDKKKE; encoded by the coding sequence ATGCAGGAATTATCTTCGATTTGGTTGAATGGAAAAATTGTTGATTGGAAGGACGCGACAACCCATGTATTAACCCATGCCCTTCATTACGGAACGTCGGTGTTTGAAGGAATCCGTTGCTATAAAACCATTCAAGGATCAGCGGTGTTTCGGCTTGGAGATCATATTCAAAGGTTGTTTGATTCGGCAAGAATTATTAAAATGTGCATCCCTTATAGTCAAAAAGAATTGTACCAAGCAACGCTTGAAACTATCCGAAGGAATCAAGTAGAAGAATGCTATATAAGGCCTTTGGTCTTCCGTGGTTATGGTGAGATGGGGGTTGATCCAACCAGTTGTGAAGTCATTTCAGCAATAGCGGTTTGGCGATGGGGTGCCTATATGGGAGAAAAAGGTTTAAAACATGGAATTCGAGCTAAAATTTCATCCTATACTCGTAATTCAATGAATGCCAGTTCTCCCCGAGCAAAAACCAGCGCCAACTATCTCAATTCAGCATTAGCAAAAACCGAAGCTAAAGAATTGGGTTATGACGAAGCTATCCTTTTGGATATGCACGGATTTGTTTCAGAAGGAAGCGGTGAGAATATTTTCATGGTTAAAAAAGGAGTGTTATATACGCCCCATCCTTATTCAATATTACTAGGGATAACCCGAGATACAGTTATTCGTTTGGCACTCGATTTAGAATATGATGTCAGAGAAACTCACTGTACTCGAGATGACCTTTATCTGGCTGATGAAGCATTTTTTACTGGGACGGCAGCAGAAATTACTCCCATTGTTGAGGTTGACGGAAGACCAATTGGTGATGGAAAGCCAGGACCAGTGACCCGGCAATTACAAGAGATATTTTTTAGAGTGATTCGAGGAGAAGAAGCAGCTTATATCGATTGGCTTGATTATGTTGACAAAAAGAAGGAGTAG
- the hflC gene encoding Modulator of FtsH protease HflC, which translates to MVLIIIILVLISITKPWFTLDETEQVVILQFGKPIAVVQKSGFHLKLPYPLQVIYVFDKRILDYDSPPEEVITEDKKTLVIDNYVRWRIIDPLRFLQTVVSETGAMVRIDDIIYSELRAEIGRIPLFDLISIKRRQVMDTVTVNSNRKANAFGIEIIDVGIKRADLPKQNEEAVFQRMKTERERQAKQYRSEGQEEAIKLRAETDKEKTLIIAEAEKQSKIIRGQGEAKALRIYAEAFKQDPEFYTFQKTLETYEKTFNNKDVLILTPDTEFLHYLFKINQEIEK; encoded by the coding sequence ATGGTTTTGATTATCATCATTCTGGTTCTTATTTCAATTACCAAACCCTGGTTTACTCTTGACGAAACCGAACAAGTAGTCATTCTCCAGTTTGGTAAGCCGATTGCAGTGGTGCAAAAAAGCGGATTTCATCTGAAACTACCCTATCCTTTACAGGTTATTTACGTTTTTGATAAACGTATTCTTGATTATGATTCACCTCCGGAAGAAGTCATTACTGAAGACAAAAAAACTCTGGTGATAGATAATTATGTTCGATGGCGCATTATCGATCCTCTCCGCTTTCTACAAACTGTGGTGAGTGAAACCGGTGCAATGGTTCGAATAGATGATATTATCTATTCGGAGTTAAGAGCTGAAATTGGCCGCATTCCTCTCTTCGATTTAATTTCAATAAAACGTCGTCAGGTTATGGATACGGTTACTGTCAATTCTAACCGAAAAGCGAATGCTTTTGGGATAGAAATTATCGATGTAGGAATTAAAAGAGCCGACCTTCCCAAACAAAATGAAGAAGCAGTTTTCCAAAGAATGAAAACTGAAAGAGAAAGACAGGCGAAACAATACCGTTCCGAAGGCCAGGAAGAGGCTATCAAATTACGGGCGGAAACCGATAAGGAGAAAACTCTGATAATTGCCGAAGCGGAAAAGCAATCGAAAATTATTCGTGGCCAAGGGGAAGCTAAAGCTTTACGAATTTATGCCGAAGCCTTCAAACAGGATCCAGAATTCTATACCTTTCAAAAAACCTTAGAAACCTATGAAAAAACTTTCAACAATAAAGACGTTTTGATCCTGACACCGGATACTGAATTTCTCCACTACTTATTTAAAATCAATCAAGAAATTGAAAAATGA
- a CDS encoding Rubrerythrin has translation MAMRFSADEVLEMAVELERRGIAFYENLSKKTSDQKSREIFIFLGEEEKKHLEYFQKTKDDLNTQIDFVPDTMDETSNYLGSLIENGVLGKILQGLDLTQGDSSIEKALEVGMEVEKESVKFYESMEIMVPESKKEWLKKVIQEEKKHYAILLGIKKELGK, from the coding sequence ATGGCCATGCGATTTTCTGCGGATGAGGTATTAGAAATGGCTGTTGAGTTAGAAAGAAGAGGAATAGCCTTTTATGAAAACCTCTCTAAAAAAACTTCTGATCAAAAATCAAGAGAAATATTTATTTTTTTAGGTGAAGAAGAAAAAAAGCATTTAGAATATTTTCAAAAAACCAAAGATGACTTAAACACGCAAATTGATTTTGTTCCCGATACTATGGATGAAACCAGTAATTACCTTGGGTCATTGATTGAGAATGGAGTTCTTGGAAAAATACTCCAAGGTCTTGACCTGACTCAAGGTGATAGCAGCATAGAAAAGGCACTTGAAGTTGGCATGGAAGTAGAAAAGGAAAGTGTGAAATTTTATGAAAGTATGGAAATTATGGTCCCAGAATCTAAAAAAGAATGGCTTAAGAAAGTTATCCAAGAGGAGAAAAAACATTACGCTATTTTGCTGGGAATAAAAAAAGAACTTGGGAAATAA
- the lpxB gene encoding Lipid-A-disaccharide synthase, producing MKPKKSIFISTGEISGDFYAGEIIKRLKERYDLKVLALGGECVVQAGANLIYDTTAIATFGFFELLTTLRQWKIVWNKTAKILKCSPPSVAILIDNPGFNLRMVRLCHQIGIPIIYFIPPQVWVWNRRRAALLSRYADWILTIFPWEDNYFKGGQAQVKWVGHPVASKIPHFNTFNSNITTKKIVFLPGSRRKEIDEYLKILKKVLADFINQYPDYDFFLVLASERYKNIFEKQLSGLPINLKKREDLYQVLSGSSLSVSCSGTITLEVAMMGIPQIIVYRLSNLTYFLARLFLKKRFIGLPNILLNREACPELIQNDFNSENLLQAMEKIINDSLIESFAQRNAQEIRKTLTHGDTYSQVVEVIENYLR from the coding sequence ATGAAACCAAAAAAATCTATTTTTATCTCGACCGGAGAGATATCGGGTGACTTTTACGCTGGTGAAATTATTAAACGCCTCAAGGAAAGATATGATTTAAAAGTGTTGGCACTTGGTGGAGAATGTGTTGTTCAAGCTGGGGCTAACTTAATTTATGACACGACTGCCATTGCTACTTTTGGTTTTTTCGAATTACTTACAACCTTACGTCAGTGGAAAATAGTTTGGAATAAGACAGCGAAAATCCTCAAATGCAGTCCTCCGTCAGTTGCTATCCTTATTGATAACCCCGGTTTTAACCTTAGAATGGTTCGGTTATGCCACCAAATAGGTATTCCAATCATTTATTTTATACCTCCACAAGTATGGGTTTGGAATCGACGGAGAGCAGCTCTGCTTTCACGCTATGCAGATTGGATTTTAACCATTTTCCCTTGGGAGGATAACTATTTTAAAGGTGGTCAAGCCCAAGTAAAATGGGTTGGACATCCGGTGGCATCTAAAATTCCTCATTTCAACACTTTTAATTCAAATATAACAACCAAGAAAATAGTTTTTCTGCCTGGGAGTCGGAGAAAGGAAATTGATGAATATCTAAAAATTTTAAAAAAAGTCCTGGCTGATTTTATAAACCAGTATCCCGACTACGATTTTTTTCTGGTCTTAGCCAGTGAACGGTATAAAAATATTTTTGAAAAGCAATTATCGGGATTACCAATAAACCTAAAGAAAAGAGAGGACCTCTACCAGGTTTTATCAGGAAGTTCACTCAGTGTAAGTTGTTCTGGTACAATAACCTTGGAAGTCGCCATGATGGGAATACCTCAGATAATTGTCTATCGATTGTCAAATTTAACCTATTTTTTAGCTCGGTTATTTTTAAAAAAGAGGTTTATTGGTTTACCAAATATTCTCCTTAATCGGGAGGCATGTCCCGAGCTGATTCAGAATGACTTTAACAGTGAAAATCTATTACAAGCTATGGAAAAAATAATCAACGATAGTTTGATAGAGAGTTTTGCTCAAAGGAATGCACAAGAAATTAGAAAAACTTTGACACATGGGGATACTTACTCACAAGTTGTTGAGGTGATCGAAAATTATCTTAGATGA
- a CDS encoding putative ABC transporter ATP-binding protein, which yields MVKGKSLFRLLNYLKPYGGLVAGALIMGILGAGISLIFPWLVKIIIDQVLIQKNLLLLLFITFGIVFIFFIKGLTSYIQNLWVSKAGFRVITKLRSELYQHIYSLSASFFQENPTGDIISRMTNDVTNIQNLFSHTFMNIFMDLLILIGSIGVCFYINWKLTTLSIVVLPLVGLSIDYLGKKIRGASHLLQSKTAVLTQLIERTVSGIKIIQSYVSGHYEVEKFEKENELNFYLAMKQAKAKALLTPLVELVSSVGLTIMIWFGGREVVFGKLTPGGLIAFLGYIATAAAPLSHISNGIQALQQSLASAERIFEILDTAPRIQDLSESVSIHSVTRGITLKDIYFSYGGEIILKNFSLHIAQGEKIGIVGPSGAGKTTLINLLLRFYDPDQGSIEVDGIDIRKIKIASLRQQIGVVLQDSLVLGGTVRENILYGNLNASMDEVIEAAQRAHAHEFIIHLENSYDTDLGDMGKRLSGGQKQRIAIARALLKNPPILVLDEATSSLDPESEDYILDTIHNHIGKDKIVILIAHSLRMVKDLDRIVLIKDGEIRDIGTHQELLKNSPYYCQIFGRDL from the coding sequence ATGGTAAAAGGGAAAAGTCTCTTTAGGCTACTCAATTATCTCAAGCCCTACGGTGGATTGGTAGCTGGAGCGCTTATTATGGGAATTTTAGGGGCTGGTATTAGCCTTATTTTTCCCTGGCTGGTAAAGATTATTATTGACCAAGTTCTTATTCAAAAGAACCTGTTATTGTTATTATTCATAACTTTTGGAATTGTTTTTATATTTTTTATTAAAGGGCTCACTTCTTATATTCAGAATCTTTGGGTTTCCAAAGCTGGTTTTCGGGTGATTACCAAACTCCGTTCGGAATTATATCAACACATTTATTCTCTATCGGCATCGTTTTTTCAAGAAAACCCAACCGGGGATATTATTTCCCGTATGACTAATGATGTAACTAATATCCAAAACCTTTTTTCTCATACTTTTATGAATATATTTATGGACCTTCTCATTCTGATTGGTTCCATAGGAGTATGTTTTTACATTAACTGGAAACTCACCACTCTTTCAATTGTGGTTTTACCCTTGGTAGGATTGAGTATAGATTATTTGGGTAAAAAAATTCGAGGTGCCTCACATCTTTTACAGTCGAAAACTGCAGTCTTAACCCAACTCATTGAAAGAACGGTTTCGGGTATTAAAATAATTCAATCCTATGTCAGTGGCCATTATGAGGTGGAAAAATTCGAAAAAGAGAATGAACTGAATTTTTATTTGGCTATGAAACAAGCCAAAGCAAAAGCCCTTTTAACCCCTTTAGTTGAGTTGGTATCATCGGTCGGTTTAACCATAATGATTTGGTTTGGAGGACGAGAAGTCGTATTTGGAAAACTAACTCCCGGAGGTTTGATTGCTTTTTTGGGGTATATTGCCACAGCAGCTGCTCCTCTTTCTCACATTTCCAATGGTATTCAAGCCTTACAACAAAGCTTAGCATCGGCTGAAAGAATTTTTGAAATTCTTGATACTGCTCCCCGAATTCAAGACCTCAGCGAATCGGTATCTATTCATAGTGTTACCCGGGGAATCACATTAAAAGATATCTATTTTTCTTATGGAGGAGAAATAATATTAAAAAATTTTTCCCTCCATATTGCCCAAGGAGAAAAGATTGGGATTGTTGGTCCAAGTGGTGCAGGGAAAACCACCCTCATAAATCTTCTTCTTCGGTTTTATGACCCCGATCAAGGAAGTATTGAAGTTGATGGAATTGATATTCGAAAAATTAAAATAGCATCTCTTCGTCAACAAATAGGCGTGGTTCTTCAAGATTCATTGGTTTTAGGTGGAACAGTTCGAGAGAATATTCTCTATGGAAACTTGAATGCTTCTATGGATGAAGTTATTGAGGCAGCTCAACGAGCACACGCCCACGAGTTTATTATCCATTTAGAAAACAGTTACGACACTGACCTGGGTGATATGGGAAAGAGACTTTCGGGCGGACAAAAACAACGAATAGCTATTGCTCGGGCTCTCTTAAAAAATCCACCTATCCTGGTTTTAGATGAAGCAACTTCCAGCCTTGATCCGGAATCTGAAGATTATATTTTAGACACTATTCACAACCACATTGGAAAGGACAAAATCGTCATTCTGATTGCTCATTCTTTAAGAATGGTTAAAGATTTAGATCGAATTGTTTTGATCAAGGACGGAGAGATACGGGATATTGGAACTCATCAGGAACTTCTTAAAAACAGTCCTTATTATTGCCAAATATTTGGAAGAGATCTTTAA
- a CDS encoding lipid-A-disaccharide synthase, with product MITVNGPGELYYWAMTLLNSIIANEIPIQIWIFLTPCQFSTGCEQKVLQENKYITKVFLPAETKQICWGKKPLSFPRQGLILFLGGDIYNAVLLKKRSGYPLWVYGSHLRWSKHVDLYLARFLRDHDRHQFPQKKFIGDLLYSYVVQEKYLAEEENRFFCQGEPRILFLPGSRSFAYDYLIPFYKKIADLLLPIFPKTSFALSFPAHYSEKDIPVDNWGEGKIPFYFGKASHLMNQADVAIAIPGSSNLELFYRKKKTLIILPLEANSKNIPLTGIPEFIGKIPGIGPIIKKKIIYAVNHKKKWVSLPNIIMNREIFPELRGKVCPEDVVSKVENMIYKTDFDYEISEDEFPTTADSVLTQLIQENFYGKREKSL from the coding sequence ATGATAACGGTAAATGGTCCTGGAGAGCTTTATTATTGGGCTATGACCTTGTTGAACTCGATTATTGCTAATGAAATTCCAATACAAATATGGATATTTTTGACACCCTGCCAATTTAGTACTGGTTGTGAGCAAAAAGTTCTTCAAGAAAACAAATACATTACCAAGGTTTTTTTACCGGCTGAGACCAAACAGATTTGCTGGGGGAAAAAACCTTTATCATTTCCACGACAAGGTTTAATCCTCTTTTTGGGAGGGGATATTTATAATGCTGTCCTTCTTAAGAAGAGGAGCGGATATCCTCTGTGGGTTTATGGGAGCCATTTACGTTGGTCAAAGCATGTAGACCTTTATTTGGCCCGATTTCTTCGTGATCATGATCGACATCAATTCCCTCAAAAGAAATTTATTGGCGATTTGCTTTATTCCTACGTGGTACAGGAAAAATACCTAGCTGAGGAGGAAAACCGATTTTTTTGTCAAGGCGAACCCCGAATATTATTCCTACCGGGTAGTCGGTCTTTTGCTTATGATTACCTAATCCCTTTTTATAAAAAAATTGCTGATTTATTGCTGCCAATTTTTCCGAAAACTTCTTTTGCCCTTAGTTTTCCGGCGCATTATTCGGAAAAAGATATTCCAGTTGATAATTGGGGGGAAGGGAAAATCCCATTTTATTTTGGTAAAGCTTCTCACTTAATGAACCAAGCTGATGTTGCTATTGCTATTCCGGGGTCTTCTAATTTGGAATTATTTTATCGGAAGAAGAAAACCTTGATCATTTTACCCTTGGAAGCGAACAGTAAAAATATACCACTGACTGGGATCCCAGAATTCATTGGAAAAATACCTGGAATAGGTCCAATAATTAAAAAAAAGATAATCTATGCGGTGAATCATAAAAAAAAGTGGGTATCACTGCCAAACATTATAATGAATAGAGAAATTTTTCCTGAATTACGAGGGAAGGTTTGCCCCGAAGATGTGGTAAGTAAAGTAGAAAATATGATTTATAAAACAGATTTCGATTATGAAATATCAGAAGACGAATTTCCAACAACAGCCGATTCGGTTTTAACTCAATTAATCCAGGAGAATTTTTATGGTAAAAGGGAAAAGTCTCTTTAG
- the gutB_4 gene encoding Sorbitol dehydrogenase, with protein MSQQMKAAVMKGIRKVEIENLPVPVPKEDEVLVRIKSVGVCGSDIHYFIEGRIGDYIVEPPFILGHECSGEVVEIGAGVKDLKPGDRVTMEPGIPCGKCENCRVGRYNLCPDVIFWATPPIDGSFCEYVTHPACFTYPIADQVSFEEAALVEPLSVGMYATRRARVEPGQTALVLGSGTIGLVTIEALLARGLTKVIAVDVVDMRLQKAKELGAFYTINPQKEDVVKTVKDLTGNKGVHVVFETAGSVATTQMTVEVAKRGGKVVLIGLPSQAEFNFNIIKTIDKELDVLGIFRYANAYPGGVDLLNSGRVNLKSLITHRFPLEKAQEALLFAHEHKAESIKVVVNL; from the coding sequence ATGTCTCAACAAATGAAAGCTGCAGTGATGAAAGGAATAAGAAAAGTAGAAATTGAAAATCTTCCCGTTCCTGTACCAAAAGAGGATGAAGTTTTAGTTCGGATTAAAAGCGTTGGAGTTTGTGGTTCAGACATCCATTATTTTATTGAAGGTCGGATTGGGGACTATATTGTTGAGCCTCCCTTTATATTAGGTCATGAGTGTTCTGGTGAAGTTGTTGAAATTGGTGCCGGAGTCAAAGATTTAAAGCCTGGGGATCGAGTGACTATGGAACCAGGTATTCCCTGCGGTAAATGTGAAAATTGTCGTGTCGGCCGTTATAACCTTTGTCCCGATGTAATTTTTTGGGCAACACCTCCCATTGATGGTTCATTTTGCGAATATGTTACTCACCCTGCTTGTTTTACTTACCCAATTGCTGACCAGGTTTCTTTTGAAGAAGCAGCTCTGGTTGAACCCCTCTCGGTCGGTATGTACGCTACCCGAAGAGCAAGAGTTGAACCGGGACAAACCGCATTAGTTTTAGGAAGTGGCACTATCGGCTTGGTGACTATTGAAGCTCTTTTAGCCAGGGGGCTAACAAAAGTAATAGCTGTTGATGTTGTTGATATGAGACTACAAAAAGCAAAAGAATTGGGAGCATTCTATACTATTAATCCCCAAAAAGAAGATGTTGTGAAAACAGTAAAAGACCTCACCGGCAATAAAGGAGTCCATGTGGTTTTTGAAACCGCAGGAAGTGTTGCTACAACTCAAATGACCGTTGAAGTTGCTAAAAGAGGAGGGAAAGTCGTTTTAATAGGTCTTCCTTCCCAAGCAGAATTTAATTTTAATATCATTAAAACCATTGATAAAGAACTGGATGTTCTCGGAATTTTCCGGTATGCAAATGCCTATCCCGGAGGTGTTGATTTGCTTAATTCGGGACGAGTGAATTTAAAATCATTAATTACCCATCGTTTTCCATTGGAAAAAGCTCAGGAAGCATTGCTCTTTGCCCATGAACATAAGGCTGAATCAATTAAAGTAGTGGTCAATTTATAA